The DNA segment AcgcatgttttaattaaataaatatataaaacgttggctagttataattttatttatttttaatttcatcaatTATCCCTGGTATTAATTTAACCAAATCATCTGCAGTTTGCTGGTAGTCACTCTCTATCCATATgtcttttagtttatttatgatAGGACCATACATTTTCCCAGGGGGCACTTTAGCATTCATCATCACCTTGCCATTTATTGGGAATTTAGGTATCTCCCATTTGTTAAATTGTTCTATCAGAGCCTCTTCACCCCTGTACTTTAATACTTCTCGAACATAATCCACTGCAtctttctgttttatttttgtattcaatacAAGTTTTTCATAGGGCCTGAAATAAATGTCGAATTGTAATTACAAATaagtacctttttatttaaagattttatatgaattatttagactgttatataaaaaaaatatctattatagtTCTTAAGGCTTCGCTACACCGAGCGGGGTTGGGCGTAAAACCTATTCACGTAACAACAATGTATGGGATACCTTACACGGAAACTCCCACGTAAATGGGTGCGGTGCAAATAGAGTATAACCAGTACGTTAGTGGATCTCGCTAACCCACGTGATTTTGTAATGTTCTTTCTAGACAAGGTCTCAAACTTAGGGCACTCAAATTTAGAGGGTAAATTGGTGAGAtgggatttttatatttttattgctaaagtTAGGgcactttattaatttttatttttgtttcaggcAATCATTTTTCTAGATGAAGTATCACTTGGGAGTAGGGGAGTAGGAAACTTGAATCATTTTCAAGCTCCCTAATTTACTTGGGATATTCTTCGTGATCTtgtctctttttatttatttcgtgtccgaattttctttttctctttTGTTTGGGGCAAACAAAACTTATAGAACTTGCGCCCCAGAATCATTAATGATTCATAAAACTGACTTTTGGAGGACATTTATGGCTGGTGTCGCGCACCGACAAGGTTACCGACGAGAAGTATGGAAATTGTGCCGCGCTCCCACCTCACTATCACACCACGTTGACATACCCCAACATTCGGTCTGGCAAAgcctttaatataatataatatctcaCAGCTAATATCCTTATCTCATGGTTAAGCAAAATCAAAGCCAGAGTCTCCATTAGGTCGTATATTTGGCAACCCAATGAAAAAGTCAAAACAATTATATCCATGTACCTATGTATAAAGTACATCCATAGATACTTACTGCAATGGTTTCATGCATATTTTGTCTCCTCTGTGTTCTACAAGGAAGTATGTCATATCTCTCTCATAGCCAGAGAATTTAAGTCTACTATGAAGAACAGTAACTTCATCAATATCCTTGAGTAAGGCTGCCAAGTAACTCATAGGATGGAGTTTTAAATGTTCTGCTCTTTTCAGAACCCTGTCTagttcatccaaatcagttgaTAATGGTAatcctaaaaaaaaatcaattttgtaaaGAGAATATGAAGCATTATATAGATAGGTTTATTGCTATACAAATGACttggtaaataataattacatatgttaacaaaaaatgttactaaaaaatattagtaattaatgttGCTTGGGGATTTGCCTACATAAAATGCCCTACCAGCCATAAATCTAGAAACATTTGCATTACAAACATTCgcttttattacaatattataaacaagaaaGAAGtgtcattataaaatttacctATGTATTGTCCAATGCCAATACTTATCATGGTTTTTAACAAATGGCCAGCAAATTTGCCTTGGAGCATCTTCTTTAGCTCTACCCATATTCTTTCTcctgatatattttgtaagccTGGAgcattttcttttataaccTCAAGGGTCTTTTCATCATGGTTATCAGGGTTTTCAGCAATTTTTCCATAAAAACGGAAATAACGCATTATCCTGAGATAGTCTTCCTTTATTCTTACATCTGGATCACCAACAAAGGCTACTCGTCGTTTTTGCAAATCTTCATAACCAAAAAAGTAATCATAAACAGAGCCATCaaaacctataaaaaataaaacagaattatacCTTCATACATGTtactggtatttttttaaaatacaattaaaactattttataagggaaaacatggataattttattttttcttacaaaACAGGCATCCACTTGCCTGATAGTAAGGATCACAATTACCCATAAATAGTATCAACACCACATATTTGAGACTCACTTCACACTATTACATTATGGACATTCTCTATTTTATGGCTGTACCATTCTTAaggttgttttaattaaaatacaattattagttCTACAccagaattattttataaatggatacataataggggaccggcctatgcttgattttgtacattattctatatgtaatggttaataatacgaaaaagaagcactcccgcgaaaactgcataaaaattggttaaagaatgagcgagtaattcatatttaaaatattgtaatgtgcagaagtgggcgcattgtggggatatcgcttcatctctatCTTTCGCACGCGTTGTAACTCCCTATGACGTCACATGTAGGTATTTCAtatcttttctgtttcttgtcaATTACCCCTTCtcccgaaattcaaagacttataacttgttgattttttaatggattttaataattccttctgtgttataatttatatgatgtaaatatttgataatagtaaagatcaaaaatgagtccggtaccctattgtttACACTTCTTCAAAATGTGCATGTTAGTCTGTGTGACATACCCAAGAACATCGAATTTATGGTGAGGTCTCTTCTATTAGCATCTAATTTCCAGTCAGTAGTGAATTGCACCTCTGCATGTCGACCATCTGTGACCATATCTATCCTCAGTGTTGTGATTTCATAATTCTCCTTGTCATTAATCCTTGGTGTTATTGTCCCATGCTTTTCTCCATTCATGTTAATCATTCTGATATTTTCAGCAGTAAACATTTCTTTCATTTGTTGCGGAGTAGCTGTGGTTGCAAAATCAAGGTCTTTGGGTTGCATAGACATCAATAAATCTctgcaaattataaataagtttaattaggtacatacataggctttttatttattgtaaatgaaacATTGAGCAAGTAATAGGACATattctaataaatacatttaggtCTAATGAGTAAATTTCTGGgaaatatataaagtttataaattaaaacctaaCCACCTGACTGCTCCTCCAGCTACCCGGATTTCATATTGGTATTTGTCGAACAACTCTTTTAGATATTTAACTTCTTGAGATAAAATGCTCTTGAATTCTGGGGTGTCCAGTTTAATGACTATTGGATTTTCCCGAGATTTTAATTCCAAGTCCATTTTAGATTTTACCCTTCTCTTGTTCGGAACTGTAGCACTGCAAAACAcctttaaattctaaataaatacatgaagaAAACATTGAGTGTaggttataataaatacagataATTACTCTTTTTTCCAAATGTTTACAGTGATTGAAAATTCTAGCACAGCTGTTGTAcataacttaataatatgaCCAATTTACATTTACTTATAGAATTAATACtgtgataaatattactttaataacaaaaatcaaagaccattattatatagaaaatggCTATTTTGATGGCTATATTCTCTTTGAATACTACGGAAGGCAAAATTCTTACACCGGTTTGTCACCTGTCACTGTCAAGTGTCAACTGTGAACTGTGAACTATAGAGGTGTGGCaaagagaataatatttttctttgctaTTATTATGGCAATTATTGTACATCATACCAATTTCAAGTTAggaatctattttttttttttttatataactgaagagtttgtttgtttgaacgccctAAAATCTCAGGATCTAATGGTTccaattaaggcgatacctcaaggtccattttcatacatttcatttcattttcatcatggatatttcggcctttaaaatttaatatgacgaaattttaaaggcagaaatatccatgattattaattatttttacgtttttctttcaactgcgagaactaatcactaactagacgtgaatttaaattctttacttgccaatacttgtttagttacccagattaaaggtgaaacaaaatgtatgaaaatggaccttgaggtatcgccttaaaacaATCTTAGTGATGGACTTTGAATAGGATAgaccatttatcgaggaaggttataggctatgtATTGTCAAGCTATgagcaataggagcggaacataAAGGAACATGTTGCAGAAACGGGGAAAATTGgacatagatatataaaaaggaTCTAACCTAGATACAATGTGACACTTTTgaaatctaagatgtttttattaagtacatatatacgttgtccgagctcaatactggcaagaagATAGCAAGGTAATTGCTCGACATTCActtcaacctccaaccactgtcgcggctagtcggcttactaacttttggatttttataaataaaattaaaaatgccttcctgtgttttaaGACGATGTACTAATTATACTCCAactttgaatgaaaaaaacgtttcatttcatacgttagtaataagtatacactatttaacttattttttaactaataaatgcattttattcgactatCATGTCGACGAGGCGGTCGACGCTTGGGcccactcgggccgtatcaatgcgagccgctaggaCTGTGAccatagtaaatactgcgctgtttttatgtgcaattttgttaacGTATGATGCgtctatttgaaataattaaaattgaatttaaaatcgtatttttgctcattgatattctattttatattttgcaaatgaaaagttcaaattaacatattttgaataagatatttttactaatggaaaatatagaccttatagactAGAACTAATAATACTGTGGGAGCACCTATCATACCTATCATAGTCGGCTCTTTTTCGACCATACTGTGGGAGCATATTTTGAGAGCATCCGTTGCGTGCATTGTAgaaacggttaaaattacgtaacaattatgtataactgCACCtctgatataatatattttaaaacaaagtacctCGCCACATCTACTAATCTGAAcgttaaaaacttaaaacacGACCCAACGGATAAGTATTAGGGAATAAAGCTCCGCCCACTGAAAATAACCTCGATAATAGTCCCACCATATattattttcctgggatagccAGTAGCCTATATTTTTCCCAGGGTATCAGATTATGTCTTAACGAATTTTTCGACATATCGAGCTTGAGTCTCTCATAGAATTCTGCGTTTTATTCAGTATTTGGGATGTATATATATACACTTTACAAGTACTCTCATCTGTGGCAAAGTACAAGTACTTATGGATGAAATACAGCCAATCTATTGTAGAGTTACTTATCATTTCCTATCCTGATTATTATCGTATCCATAGTTAATATATACCTACCTTAGGTACTACATACGGGTAAGCCTGGAACTACATTTAGCGATTTTAAACATGGACTTGACCCCCCGCCCCCCTCGTGAACACTTTTGTATTTACTTCTTGGTTGTAAatctcgtgaacatttcctggcttTCTCCCCTCCATCCATCCTATGAGGTTTCATTTTCCTTCCTCCACACTTCCCTTCCCCAGATACCCTCGCCCAACTTTTCTCCAGGCCCCTTTGGTCGCTAAGCCGGAGGATTACGGTCCGGTCTTGAATATTCGATCAACGATAGTATTATTGGTCGAATATTCAAGACTACATtcttgtacagtcagccaaaaaATGTCAACCACCCTTAAAATGTCCCAATTAGTCACGTTTCAGTCTCAACCAATTCCAATAACACGACCCGGAGTCATGTCGTACAAAGTCCAATTggaactattttttattgaatttaaagcttatgcaattattttggtaaagaaaataaatattggccTTGGTTGAAGTTGTATTGCGGTCCGTCCGCAGTACTGAGACCTTGGATTCGGTTGATCCCtatgtcgggcaaagtgatattgaatcTTTCTGCTCAGGATcaatatggaatttgtgcccgatatggcgataagctcgtccctatcacatcatgggacggaattcacagggcggaaagtgggtgcaccagttgcgtcttCCTACCGCTTTGGGATTAAAAggtgtgtatgtatataataataataataataataacagccctgtattatatacttgcccactgctgagcacgggcctcctctactactgagagggattaggccttagtccaccacgttggcctagtgcggattggtagacttcacacatcttcgaaattcctatagagaacttctcagatgtgcaggtttcctcacgatgttttccttcaccgttatgatgaaggaaaacatcgtgagatgTGTATGTATATAGAAAAACATATTGAAAATTACACGAAAAGGCGGTTTAAAGTATTGAATTTATAtgactatttttaatatttaggttgctgactgtacctcgTTTAACAGAACGGATCACCTcgcaattgaaatattaatgtatCAGGGAGGACACGGCAACATGGTTTATGTCAATGTGTAAATTGACAACACTGAGGTAGGACACAACGCGCAACagaaatatttggaaaaaatcCTTTAGATAAATGCTAGGCTGGTGATATAGTCGCGTTCAAGAAAGTgtaatgattatttataaatcattattatctttatttatgtttaactagttactaaaaaatcaatataatgtatttacataaaatgttccACTACAATGTTACAACCGTTCTTAATTTGAAAACAAACTAGGCAGTAAAACAAttcatttccttttttatttttttaggtattGTTAAAAGAGTACACGGATAAGTTATTATCTAGTGTCATTTTCCCCCCATTAGACTGTTCATTCCACTAGAACCTTGCTGCAACTGTCGCATCATGTTATGAAGACCTGTCATGCCACCCATCTGCTGTAGTATGCGGGGGTCCATCATTTTGGCCATCTGTTGATTGAGTTTTACCATTTGATTTTGGTTGACATTTTTAGCCATGTCACCTCCCTTAAATAGACCTTTTATGCCTCCCATTTTTTTCACAACAGCTGCAAATTTTGTGTACTGGGTGATGAGATCTTTGACATCTCTTTCTGTTACACCTGCGCCTTGTGCAACCCTTGTGATTCGAGTTGGTTGCTTCGAGAATAATTTTGCACCGTCACGGTGATCTAACTCGCCTTCATTCATAGAATCCATAATGGTCATAAGTCGTTTTAATTTCGCCATTGATTCTTGTTCACTGCCTTTTGACATCAGGTCTTGTGAGAAACCTGGGATCATTCCctgttaacaaataaaatacacaaaccaTTAATTATGATAACAATTTCCTCTTTCTTATAtcattacatagtataaaacgaagttgctttctctgtccctatgtatgcttaaatctttaaaactacgcaacggattttgatgcggtttttttttaatagatagagtgattcaagaggaaggtttctacgtataataacatccattaaatagtggagaaatactgttattttgttatgatatacccgtgcgaagccagagcgggccgctatgtttttatatacaacattcacagtttttctgtagtgtatttaatatcagcattgcacccgtgtgGAGCCGGGGCGGTTCGCTAGTTTTTGATTATAACGAAATGATTTGTGGCAATATAGAACCCTTATTACTCTTTTAGGAAAACTTAATGTCATAGATTaagtagttattataataagaattgCATACCATAATTTGTGAGAATGGTCccattttcattatgttttggAACTGTTCATACATAGCTCTCAATGTAAATTGTCCATGCTTCAGCTTTTCCAAAAGTTCATCATTGTCATCTAACTTGAGTTCATTTACTTTGTCCAAAAGGCCCTCAATATCACCCATGCCaagtaatttgttaataaatggtTTTGTTTTGAAAGGCTCCAAATCGTCAATGTGTTCTCCGGTACCAATGAAGATTATAGGACTTTCTGTCGCTGCcacactaaaaaaaaattattgcatatgaaaaatgttcaaaaacataatattactaatacaaAAGATCACTTACGCTGAGAGTGCACCACCACCCTTTGCGTGTCCATCCAATTTTGTTATAATGACAGATCCAATGTCAACTTTTTCTTTGAAAGCTTTTGCTTGTGCCTCACAAGCTTGACCAATTGTAGCATCCAtaacgaatataatattatctggtTTCTGAAAtcacattttgtgtctaaattTGTCACTGTCTTGTAAACATGTTTGAACATCTTTGATTTATTGATCATCAATACTTTTAGACATAAAAAcccaaaaatttattattctacTCACAATGGCATTGGCAACAGCCAACATCTCCTCAAATAGTGACTCTTCCTGTTTGTGACGACCACTTGTATCAACAATGATCATTTCAAAACCTTCTTTCTTGAACATTTCCACACCGGTTGTAGCTATCACTACCGGATCTACTTCTGTATAACTGTAATGAGATTTAAAGTACTGAATAAtgctatgattataatattgtgtttctttgttcaaatatataaaattcagttCAGTCTTACCATAGTTGTAAGCtctataatgaaatatttatttgttttatttattacaatttatatacagGGTAGAATGGCAGTCTTGATGCCGAAAGCATTTACCACCAGTCAACCTAAAGGTGATGCAGAGACAAAAGAAGATACACAATGAGAAATAATGTTATCTGGAAAGCTATGAATAGTTTTCAAACTATTTGGTGCAATAGgcataattttctttgtttttgacaagtagaatattttaaaatatttttgtacaaataaagCCAATGTGAGCACAAGGTAGCATGTAAATGATATTAGTTTCtcaattaaaaagattttggaATATAGTACTAATAAATTCATACCTTCCATAGAATGGGATTCTGGCCTTGGTACAATTTTGTTTAACCTGGTCGTACGCACCAGCTCTGAATGTATCAGCACACACCAGACATGATTTCCAATTTTTTCTTAGGTAATGATAAGCGAGCTTTGTACAAGTAGTGGTCTTTCCGGAACCTTGAAGACCTACAAACATGATGATGTTGGGCTTGCCCTTCACTGGCTGATATGGTTTGACACCAGGGTCTACTAACTGAAATAAagtggtaataaaaataactcataaaATCTTAAGACTTTGGGACCAAAACGGGAACCAAGACAAGACCAAGATAATttagacaatattatattgatattataaaattttaatttataatatgtgaaaTAAATCCATAAGTAAAATCCATATGTACTGTTTTATGCTAAAATATATTCAGCATTTATTTGAgtgcataataaaaaactaGATCTCACCTTAACCAGTTCTTTGAACACAGCAGACTGTATCATGCGTCTTTTGTTGAGACCACCAGCCATCTCGTCAAAATCAATAACTGCTCTCACATTCTCACGGAGGTTTTTGACCAGCCTTATGTTCACATCTGCTTCTAGTAGTGCTGCACATATTTGTTTTAGCATAGAATTCAACACCTGGAAAAGGTTACATTTTGAGTTAAGAACCTTCAGTTCTTATACACAAAGAAGTTAGAGATAATCATTAATGAAGTAATAAGAAAATCAGGTAATATAATGAATAGTAATGCTGTCAACAGATGTAAGTCAAATGGTCTGGGGCCATATGGAAATGTGACAGTTTTGGTAAAAACAATGTGGCCTACATAAAGTGCACCATCTATTGTATTACTTTAAAACTTTGGAATGAAAATTCCAAGGTTTTAGCAATATGCAGACTTTGTactttattatgaaacaaaaccTTTTTGTTGTGATAAATACTAAGCAGGAGTCAAAAGGCTTAATGAACTGTAACTCATTCATCACATTTACCTCCTCATTGATAATGGTTGCCCTGCTTAAAGATTGCAGGGCAGTTGTTATTTTTCGACCTAAGTCAGCTAACACCATCTTGTCTAATTATGAACACTTTGGTTCTGAATTATTTCACGTTTTGTAACACGAATTTTAACACAAACTGATAATAGACACAACTGTAGACGAAAGTGGCATTTTAATCATAAgttttgaatgtaaataaaacatagacTTCAATTAACtcctaataaattaaatatatcagcACATTTACAGAATtaggaagaaataaaattattttattgacatgACATGCCCACGACGACTCGACACGTCTAAATTCACAGATTCTACAGCTGTGTTGCTTGatattagatacaaaatataggcattcaggaaaaaaaatactttttttacttGTACTAGGTTTTACAGGGGGTTGTACACGGTCATATAAAATTCTTAGACTGCTTCATCggattaaaattctttttttattgcggcACTCCAGGTCTCGCattacgaaatatttaaataaacaaaagtttatttactaataaatatccaaacaatattcaatataaattgaatatcgTTACatcgttattataaaattatgtctcTTGATAATCGAATGATTCCGTATAATTAGTCACGGCGTTCAGcactatttgaaatttttataatctgTGTTCGTAAATTTCGCTTTGTAATGGCCACAGCAATCGtgtttgatataataaattgaattatacttaataaacagTGAAAACTCACAAGATATATTGAGATggtaatttcaattattgtttttacttttttgtttaattatttatagagtTTTTAACTtagaaaactaatattttttagggTCAAAATCAATCGGGCGGTGGTAGTGGAGGAGACAAAAAAGATGATAAAGATAAAAAGAAGAAATACGAGCCCCCTATTCCGACGAGAGTTGGTAAAAAGAAGAGGAAAGCGAAGGGCCCTGACGCGGCATTAAAATTGCCTCAAGTTACTCCGCACACAAGATGCCGATTGAAGTTGTTGAAACTTGAAAGAATAAAGGATTATCTTCTAATGGAAGAAGAGTTTATACGTAATCAAGAAAGACTTAAACCACAGGAGGAAAAAATTGAAGAAGAGCGATCCAAGGTACTATAGGTTATGATTACATAGCAAAATTACAGACATCaataattgtttcatttatgACTTGGCAACTTAAAATTTTAGTGTACTTCACAAGAAATACTTTACTAATTTATTCTATAACTTTATCTTCCCGGCAAATATTAAGGAATCTCTGATTTTGTGGATATCTATTGTTTTTGATGATAATGATTTATCAGGTAACCTACTTTCATGTTTATTCTTGTTCTATAAACTAAAactgttattgaaaaataaaagttattgagGCTGAACTTATACAAAACTAAATGCTTGATTTGTAACTTTctattttgttatgaaaaagTTCACAAATTATAATGACACAAGACACACAGAAACCTGTATCATAATGAACTGGATACAAAACcctattataatagaaaataatttaatttatgcatattatctATACATCACAttcttgaataatatattatctatatagtATTCAAGAatgtgcataataaaaaatgtttaaagaataatttttattgtttttcaggTTGATGATCTCAGAGGAACCCCTATGTCAGTGGGTAACTTGGAGGAGATCATAGATGACAACCATGCTATAGTGTCAACATCAGTTGGCAGTGAGCATTACGTCAGCATATTGTCATTTGTGGATAAGGATCAACTCGAGCCTGGCTGCTCCGTCCTTCTTAACCATAaagtaagttaaaatatattagcaaTGATAGAAGTAGTGTGAAGGAGTGCAGGGTTAATCATTGTCACATGTTTACTatatggaaaaataattattttctcctttAATGTCAAGGGCAATAGCTGTGTTAGTGAAATCATAATGGTATTATAGTTGCTATACAACATCATTCACATTTCTTGGTTATTAacaagaataaatatttcttaaaaacatcTATCTCATTATTACTAGAATTTTTCATCATGTATTTATCTCAAAACATCTGATTACAGGTGCATGCTGTGGTGGGTGTGTTAGGTGATGATACGGACCCAATGGTGTCTGTCATGAAGCTGGAGAAAGCTCCCCAGGAGACTTATGCTGACATCGGAGGTCTGGACACCCAAATTcaagaaataaaagtaatattttattgtctttgttatGAAGTTGTTAATGTTTCTTTGGAAACAATTAATGGCGTTGTATACAAATTGTGAAATGATTACATTTTTGTGGACAGGAATCTGT comes from the Manduca sexta isolate Smith_Timp_Sample1 chromosome 13, JHU_Msex_v1.0, whole genome shotgun sequence genome and includes:
- the LOC115453656 gene encoding signal recognition particle 54 kDa protein; its protein translation is MVLADLGRKITTALQSLSRATIINEEVLNSMLKQICAALLEADVNIRLVKNLRENVRAVIDFDEMAGGLNKRRMIQSAVFKELVKLVDPGVKPYQPVKGKPNIIMFVGLQGSGKTTTCTKLAYHYLRKNWKSCLVCADTFRAGAYDQVKQNCTKARIPFYGSYTEVDPVVIATTGVEMFKKEGFEMIIVDTSGRHKQEESLFEEMLAVANAIKPDNIIFVMDATIGQACEAQAKAFKEKVDIGSVIITKLDGHAKGGGALSAVAATESPIIFIGTGEHIDDLEPFKTKPFINKLLGMGDIEGLLDKVNELKLDDNDELLEKLKHGQFTLRAMYEQFQNIMKMGPFSQIMGMIPGFSQDLMSKGSEQESMAKLKRLMTIMDSMNEGELDHRDGAKLFSKQPTRITRVAQGAGVTERDVKDLITQYTKFAAVVKKMGGIKGLFKGGDMAKNVNQNQMVKLNQQMAKMMDPRILQQMGGMTGLHNMMRQLQQGSSGMNSLMGGK
- the LOC115446921 gene encoding CCA tRNA nucleotidyltransferase 1, mitochondrial isoform X1 — translated: MYNSCARIFNHCKHLEKRNLKVFCSATVPNKRRVKSKMDLELKSRENPIVIKLDTPEFKSILSQEVKYLKELFDKYQYEIRVAGGAVRDLLMSMQPKDLDFATTATPQQMKEMFTAENIRMINMNGEKHGTITPRINDKENYEITTLRIDMVTDGRHAEVQFTTDWKLDANRRDLTINSMFLGFDGSVYDYFFGYEDLQKRRVAFVGDPDVRIKEDYLRIMRYFRFYGKIAENPDNHDEKTLEVIKENAPGLQNISGERIWVELKKMLQGKFAGHLLKTMISIGIGQYIGLPLSTDLDELDRVLKRAEHLKLHPMSYLAALLKDIDEVTVLHSRLKFSGYERDMTYFLVEHRGDKICMKPLQPYEKLVLNTKIKQKDAVDYVREVLKYRGEEALIEQFNKWEIPKFPINGKVMMNAKVPPGKMYGPIINKLKDIWIESDYQQTADDLVKLIPGIIDEIKNK
- the LOC115446921 gene encoding CCA tRNA nucleotidyltransferase 1, mitochondrial isoform X3, translating into MDLELKSRENPIVIKLDTPEFKSILSQEVKYLKELFDKYQYEIRVAGGAVRDLLMSMQPKDLDFATTATPQQMKEMFTAENIRMINMNGEKHGTITPRINDKENYEITTLRIDMVTDGRHAEVQFTTDWKLDANRRDLTINSMFLGFDGSVYDYFFGYEDLQKRRVAFVGDPDVRIKEDYLRIMRYFRFYGKIAENPDNHDEKTLEVIKENAPGLQNISGERIWVELKKMLQGKFAGHLLKTMISIGIGQYIGLPLSTDLDELDRVLKRAEHLKLHPMSYLAALLKDIDEVTVLHSRLKFSGYERDMTYFLVEHRGDKICMKPLQPYEKLVLNTKIKQKDAVDYVREVLKYRGEEALIEQFNKWEIPKFPINGKVMMNAKVPPGKMYGPIINKLKDIWIESDYQQTADDLVKLIPGIIDEIKNK
- the LOC115446921 gene encoding CCA tRNA nucleotidyltransferase 1, mitochondrial isoform X4, with the translated sequence MSMQPKDLDFATTATPQQMKEMFTAENIRMINMNGEKHGTITPRINDKENYEITTLRIDMVTDGRHAEVQFTTDWKLDANRRDLTINSMFLGFDGSVYDYFFGYEDLQKRRVAFVGDPDVRIKEDYLRIMRYFRFYGKIAENPDNHDEKTLEVIKENAPGLQNISGERIWVELKKMLQGKFAGHLLKTMISIGIGQYIGLPLSTDLDELDRVLKRAEHLKLHPMSYLAALLKDIDEVTVLHSRLKFSGYERDMTYFLVEHRGDKICMKPLQPYEKLVLNTKIKQKDAVDYVREVLKYRGEEALIEQFNKWEIPKFPINGKVMMNAKVPPGKMYGPIINKLKDIWIESDYQQTADDLVKLIPGIIDEIKNK
- the LOC115446921 gene encoding CCA tRNA nucleotidyltransferase 1, mitochondrial isoform X2 translates to MYNSCARIFNHCKHLEKRVFCSATVPNKRRVKSKMDLELKSRENPIVIKLDTPEFKSILSQEVKYLKELFDKYQYEIRVAGGAVRDLLMSMQPKDLDFATTATPQQMKEMFTAENIRMINMNGEKHGTITPRINDKENYEITTLRIDMVTDGRHAEVQFTTDWKLDANRRDLTINSMFLGFDGSVYDYFFGYEDLQKRRVAFVGDPDVRIKEDYLRIMRYFRFYGKIAENPDNHDEKTLEVIKENAPGLQNISGERIWVELKKMLQGKFAGHLLKTMISIGIGQYIGLPLSTDLDELDRVLKRAEHLKLHPMSYLAALLKDIDEVTVLHSRLKFSGYERDMTYFLVEHRGDKICMKPLQPYEKLVLNTKIKQKDAVDYVREVLKYRGEEALIEQFNKWEIPKFPINGKVMMNAKVPPGKMYGPIINKLKDIWIESDYQQTADDLVKLIPGIIDEIKNK